From a region of the Rhipicephalus microplus isolate Deutch F79 chromosome X, USDA_Rmic, whole genome shotgun sequence genome:
- the LOC142776992 gene encoding uncharacterized protein LOC142776992: MATAGCTRVRCGGSRTNRVQFNPAIDLEMLSYVRNVNLFRDHGEWTNIASKNEGFNKQAFQKLDSAGANLPAARKDRCKRSRCHPQERLFRREMLAKAHRP; the protein is encoded by the exons ATGGCTACGGCTGGTTGTACTCGTGTGAGGTGTGGTGGCAGCAGAACTAACAGAGTTCAGTTCAACCCTGCAATTGACCTGGAGATGCTGTCGTATGTGAGAAATGTGAACCTTTTCCGGGACCACGGAGAATGGACGAATATTGCGTCCAAAAATGAAGGATTTAACAAGCAAGCTTTTCAAAAATTGGACAGTGCGGGAGCGAACCTACCGGCTGCGCGAAAGGATCGCTGCAAAAGATCACGTTGCCATCCGCAG GAACGGCTTTTCCGACGGGAGATGCTTGCAAAGGCGCACCGGCCATAG